A single window of Flavobacterium aestivum DNA harbors:
- a CDS encoding phage virion morphogenesis protein, whose amino-acid sequence MQDFLIKLDRLSKLYRKFPEMAAIEAVNFSKERFVRKNWVDRTVTAWPARKPSPEWHSEAQKKAAARGSLMVKSGRLKRSIRKIKVTRNSVTIGTDVPYAEAHNEGAEINTAVNIKSHSRKRKGRESTVKAHRRKRKIKLPERRFIGESAVLLRRVERLVQKEINEILK is encoded by the coding sequence ATGCAAGACTTTTTAATAAAACTGGATAGACTTTCCAAACTGTATCGAAAGTTTCCTGAAATGGCCGCTATTGAAGCGGTCAATTTCAGTAAGGAGCGCTTTGTTCGTAAAAATTGGGTGGACAGAACCGTAACGGCTTGGCCTGCGAGAAAACCGTCACCAGAATGGCATAGTGAAGCGCAAAAAAAAGCAGCTGCTAGAGGTTCGTTAATGGTAAAGTCCGGGCGTTTGAAACGTTCTATTCGTAAGATAAAAGTAACCCGTAACAGTGTAACTATTGGTACAGATGTTCCCTACGCAGAGGCGCACAATGAAGGTGCAGAAATTAATACCGCTGTAAATATAAAATCACATAGCCGAAAGCGAAAAGGAAGGGAGAGCACTGTGAAAGCACATCGAAGAAAACGCAAAATAAAACTACCGGAAAGGCGGTTTATTGGCGAGTCTGCCGTTTTATTGCGTAGAGTGGAGCGATTGGTACAAAAGGAAATAAACGAGATTTTAAAATAA
- a CDS encoding DUF3850 domain-containing protein — protein MNHELKIHPQFYKDVLLGVKKVEVRKNDRNYQENDLLILNEFDPKKEKYTGGQIKRRVDYIIKDVLGLDPEYVVLQISKPL, from the coding sequence ATGAACCACGAACTAAAAATTCACCCTCAATTTTACAAAGATGTATTATTAGGGGTAAAGAAAGTAGAAGTCCGAAAAAATGATCGGAATTATCAAGAAAATGACCTTCTAATACTCAATGAATTTGACCCAAAAAAGGAAAAATATACCGGTGGTCAAATTAAAAGACGGGTAGATTATATCATTAAAGATGTTTTGGGTTTAGACCCTGAATATGTAGTCTTACAAATATCAAAACCTTTGTAA
- a CDS encoding DUF3164 family protein, with the protein METTKPIAEMTASELRELAKQKEAAEQSQQIQRKKAYDTDKENFLNEVATKFTEVKKILFSLKNDTISHSENFNALKYHLEDKAVKEAKSFELKNDRVKIVVENQDKFDFNDSAIVHINAIKDIFRDKFEARNKGFYNLLDSILMKNSKGEYDAKLLNKARRQAKELGDEALMDEFDKLNDCLVVVGTAKYVRVYTKDDKNRWKDVSLSFSSL; encoded by the coding sequence ATGGAAACTACGAAACCAATTGCTGAAATGACAGCATCAGAATTAAGAGAATTAGCAAAACAAAAAGAAGCCGCAGAACAATCACAGCAAATACAGCGTAAAAAAGCTTATGATACTGATAAAGAAAACTTTTTAAACGAGGTTGCAACAAAGTTTACAGAGGTAAAAAAGATTCTATTCTCACTTAAAAATGATACGATTAGCCACTCCGAAAACTTCAATGCTTTGAAGTATCATCTAGAAGACAAAGCGGTTAAAGAAGCTAAGAGTTTCGAACTTAAAAATGACCGTGTAAAAATAGTAGTCGAAAACCAAGACAAGTTTGATTTTAACGACAGTGCCATTGTACACATCAATGCTATCAAGGACATTTTTAGAGACAAATTCGAGGCGAGAAATAAAGGTTTTTATAACCTTTTGGATAGCATTCTTATGAAAAACTCAAAAGGCGAATATGATGCTAAATTATTAAACAAGGCACGCCGTCAAGCTAAAGAATTAGGAGATGAAGCCTTGATGGATGAGTTTGACAAATTGAATGATTGCTTAGTGGTGGTAGGAACTGCGAAGTATGTGAGGGTTTATACCAAGGACGATAAGAACCGATGGAAAGATGTTTCTCTGAGCTTCTCAAGCTTGTAA
- a CDS encoding ATP-binding protein gives MAKLTQIQKLDLIPSAIEVYLSDNSTTQVALAKLAGIDKAYVNQIAKSNEFIGKAKIADKYYEAIALVIGFKLEKTYWQHFNTFNFKQSIITFEKAREKKIRLGVDGDTGLGKSYAADMFKRKHPAHVFLVKCSGIENSKEFAINLATEAGVTTTGTKGAIIKRACEKIKNLGNNPILIIDEFENSKAGNIPTVKTIADELQGYASVVVIGIDVQKMLKKAADSRKNGFVQTNRRWSFGWTNLDPSISEDIECICNELGIINKPAINWLKARVKDFDSLKNIITTALEEAEISGQEVTISMLNDLYPL, from the coding sequence ATGGCAAAGTTAACACAAATTCAAAAACTAGACCTAATACCCTCAGCAATTGAAGTGTATTTATCGGACAACTCCACTACACAGGTGGCATTGGCAAAATTAGCAGGAATTGATAAAGCCTACGTGAACCAAATAGCAAAATCTAATGAGTTTATTGGTAAAGCAAAAATTGCTGACAAATATTATGAAGCAATAGCTTTGGTTATTGGTTTTAAGTTAGAAAAAACCTATTGGCAACACTTCAATACGTTCAATTTCAAACAATCGATTATCACTTTTGAAAAAGCACGTGAAAAGAAAATCAGGTTAGGAGTTGATGGTGATACAGGACTAGGCAAAAGTTATGCGGCCGATATGTTTAAAAGAAAACATCCTGCACATGTATTCCTAGTTAAGTGTTCAGGCATAGAAAATTCAAAAGAGTTTGCTATCAATTTGGCAACTGAAGCTGGAGTAACCACCACAGGAACTAAAGGCGCAATTATCAAAAGAGCTTGTGAGAAAATCAAAAATCTAGGTAATAACCCAATATTGATTATTGACGAATTCGAGAACTCAAAAGCAGGCAACATTCCAACCGTTAAAACTATTGCAGACGAATTACAAGGCTATGCTTCAGTAGTGGTTATTGGTATTGATGTGCAAAAAATGCTAAAAAAAGCAGCAGATAGTCGTAAAAATGGCTTTGTACAAACTAATCGCCGCTGGTCATTTGGATGGACAAACTTAGATCCATCAATTAGCGAAGACATTGAATGTATTTGCAACGAATTAGGAATAATCAACAAACCTGCTATCAACTGGCTTAAAGCACGTGTAAAAGACTTCGATAGTCTTAAAAATATCATTACCACGGCACTTGAAGAAGCTGAAATATCAGGTCAAGAAGTTACCATCTCAATGTTAAATGATTTATACCCATTATGA
- a CDS encoding integrase catalytic domain-containing protein translates to MQLLPQDIIIRNYKDGETLWVSQRLVLQICQVTEEYLRTRARALFKKSIQKGYKYGDFLPNTGSAWRWGKANGTFYYDYDCLPDRKPTHYRSKFGAKHELLQAYEALQSADKSNKQNQLKNAIQAQVNTFIDNTDITYYMYSAIVGFNQKQAEQMATGRAWCIWIMKQLFNDNFKLLGINKKQDFYQVCTDMLAPLELEGFKINSPAYLRNKINEFPFTGDTIEQLKFFISGKYGNDNAQIVGKFPLIDESTGQIYQFDIHQAMMFHLYMNPGGSSKEYIRTLWERDYCEDVQEFDLQPVAYRTFCHHLTRFSSQIKTARARHGEDYYKKHVQTYVTTERLQYAHSLFAGDGSGTINYKYKKADGKWHTMKLYVILITDVASRHIAGWSVAPVGSHKETEAMTKAAVKMAIENGGNQTMFEFISDNHGAFTSKESKSFLNLAFNKVRTIEAGNSQANPAETQFRLFKRSLKDIQNFLSTSWGTGLEGQANPDHINIDDMPTYDDAVIQMHELIKRWNATKLRDGVAPVERFAIKHPNCQPLEPIVMRYLFAKHTKVDVSYMRGYVNVYRTKGYSDSELFQFEIPQFGGVGTELIAKATGYTTGAQVKVVWDETFADLYTLDEKFIMSCPRSIGTSQSHAEMDEQKTNALGHLKGRKAKQTEYIDDFETSLNEVMEGLSYEHSIALGGNKESYNKNQINNENTNLKNTTKQRVNRDFNSSEWSA, encoded by the coding sequence ATGCAACTGTTACCCCAAGACATCATTATACGTAATTACAAAGACGGTGAAACCTTATGGGTTTCGCAACGCTTGGTATTACAAATTTGTCAAGTAACAGAAGAATATTTAAGAACACGTGCTAGAGCACTATTCAAAAAATCAATCCAAAAAGGCTATAAATACGGCGACTTTTTACCCAATACAGGAAGTGCTTGGCGTTGGGGCAAAGCAAACGGGACGTTTTACTACGACTACGATTGTTTACCTGATCGCAAACCAACTCACTACCGTTCAAAATTTGGCGCAAAGCATGAGCTTCTACAAGCGTATGAGGCTCTGCAAAGTGCTGATAAATCTAACAAGCAAAATCAATTAAAAAACGCTATCCAAGCGCAAGTAAACACGTTCATTGACAATACTGACATTACTTATTACATGTACAGTGCAATTGTAGGCTTCAATCAAAAACAAGCCGAACAAATGGCGACTGGACGTGCTTGGTGCATTTGGATAATGAAACAATTGTTTAATGATAACTTCAAGTTACTTGGAATCAATAAAAAACAGGACTTCTACCAAGTGTGTACTGATATGTTGGCACCGCTGGAACTGGAAGGTTTTAAAATCAATTCTCCTGCCTATTTACGCAATAAGATAAATGAGTTTCCATTTACAGGCGATACAATCGAACAATTGAAGTTCTTTATTTCGGGTAAATATGGAAATGACAACGCCCAAATAGTGGGTAAATTCCCTTTAATTGACGAAAGCACAGGTCAAATTTACCAGTTTGATATACATCAGGCTATGATGTTTCATCTGTATATGAATCCTGGCGGTTCGTCAAAAGAATATATCCGCACACTTTGGGAGCGTGATTATTGCGAAGATGTTCAAGAATTTGACTTACAGCCTGTAGCCTATCGTACTTTTTGTCATCATTTGACCCGTTTTAGCTCACAAATCAAAACAGCTAGAGCGCGTCACGGTGAAGACTATTACAAAAAGCACGTTCAAACATACGTAACTACAGAAAGATTACAATACGCACACTCATTATTTGCGGGTGATGGTTCAGGAACTATCAACTACAAGTATAAAAAAGCTGACGGCAAGTGGCATACAATGAAACTATATGTAATTCTTATTACTGATGTAGCAAGTAGACACATTGCGGGTTGGTCCGTTGCTCCTGTAGGTTCTCACAAAGAAACTGAAGCTATGACTAAAGCAGCTGTTAAAATGGCTATTGAAAACGGAGGCAATCAAACGATGTTCGAGTTTATTTCTGATAACCACGGAGCATTTACTTCAAAAGAAAGCAAATCATTCTTAAATCTTGCTTTCAACAAAGTAAGAACCATTGAAGCGGGTAATTCACAAGCAAACCCTGCAGAAACTCAATTCCGTTTGTTTAAACGCAGTTTAAAAGACATTCAAAACTTCCTTTCAACATCATGGGGAACTGGTTTAGAAGGTCAGGCAAATCCTGATCATATCAATATCGATGATATGCCGACCTATGATGATGCTGTAATTCAGATGCATGAACTTATTAAGCGTTGGAATGCTACCAAACTACGTGATGGTGTTGCGCCTGTAGAACGCTTCGCAATTAAACACCCAAATTGCCAACCGCTTGAACCAATAGTAATGCGCTATTTGTTTGCTAAGCATACCAAAGTAGATGTAAGTTATATGCGAGGATATGTAAATGTTTATCGTACCAAAGGATACAGTGATAGTGAGTTATTCCAGTTCGAAATACCACAATTTGGAGGCGTAGGGACTGAATTGATTGCTAAAGCTACAGGTTACACCACAGGCGCTCAGGTAAAAGTAGTATGGGATGAAACCTTTGCTGATTTATACACACTGGATGAAAAATTTATAATGAGTTGTCCTAGATCGATTGGGACTTCACAATCTCATGCTGAAATGGACGAACAAAAAACCAATGCTTTAGGACACTTGAAAGGACGCAAAGCAAAACAAACTGAGTATATCGATGATTTCGAAACTTCACTTAATGAAGTAATGGAAGGATTAAGCTATGAGCATAGCATCGCACTTGGTGGCAATAAAGAATCTTATAATAAAAATCAAATAAATAACGAGAATACTAACCTTAAAAATACGACCAAACAGAGAGTAAATAGAGACTTTAATAGCTCTGAATGGTCGGCTTAA